The Herbaspirillum sp. RTI4 genome has a segment encoding these proteins:
- the recB gene encoding exodeoxyribonuclease V subunit beta — protein MTSLPLTERNEASATDTDAIAPIAPITPIALDALIFPLHGSRLIEASAGTGKTWTIAALYLRLVLGHGATQAFPRPLLPSEILVMTFTRAATRELSDRVRERLVDAARCFRGEADVPGSDHFLQQLLTEHPSGTVREQAAHRLMLAAETMDEAAIFTIDAWCQRMLREHAFDSGSLFDEELLADESALFGDAARDYWRQQVYPLSGATLQQVTLCWKNLPALLPSLKELVKRATLFGPQEPTSLGALIAAHQIQRQAVLAPLKAEWPARADRMQAWIAAQVAADPKIFNGNKLKLDKAIGWFDALRSWANDPDAERPDAKLFNDTAWKRLCADGILDAFSKNKSADIPADFDALPLLRATLDALEPLSHALKRHAAVSIAQRIATLKERDGQFGFADLLTRLKEALQGDNGVALRARIVAQYPVAMIDEFQDTSPDQYCIFDLLYQVAANNADSALLLIGDPKQSIYGFRGADIHSYLAARAATAGRHYVLATNFRSSHALVGAVNRLFLRAEGDAGDAGFPPGAFRFRDGLHNPLPFAPVAARGRAEHLVSSAGKVAALTFWHLEANDLDKSAYLEFFSAQCAEHIVGLLNDTAAGFQSADAFTRLQPADIAILVGTRFEAAAVRQALQQRGVASVYLSDSDSVMRSKEAADLLRWLHALANPLDDALAHAAFATGTAALSLPQLAELASDDLAWETRVEQLKQLHLVWQRQGVLAMLRRFIHELQLPARLLRETGGERRLTNLLHLAELLQVASQQLEGEQALIRWLSEQIAVESAPGDERILRLESDAALVKVVTVHKAKGLEYPLVYLPFAVSAQPVKKQNKQFFEYTDADGKHQLDLRLSDDMLALAEKARMEEALRLLYVALTRARHALWLGVAAIPRGSNGATRLAESALGYLMAGGAALAAEQVAPYLQALRGGCDDIHIDTVTPPFARTRLARMTKRLPLRDDANAVYSARFERDWQVDSFTSLTRSLGALPLAAPTRALEAHLLEGEEEGTSDEGANDNKANSAQPSPQLSPQLPPQNAPWHRFPRGTLPGLFLHEQLQWMAQEPTGFRCIEDAQFEARLTARITRAGWGHRQEDAIAWLRAIAVAPLPPLGASLCDLAATTPEMEFWFPSERLQSLALDRLSRQHLLEQVARPALPPRQLHGMLKGFIDLVFERDGRYWVLDYKSNALGPNDAAYHPAALTTAMAAHRYDIQGALYALALHRLLKSRLGAAYDPERQLGGACFLFLRGIANTTTHGCYHLATPPALLDALDVLLGNSDDITTP, from the coding sequence ATGACGTCCTTACCGCTCACTGAGCGCAATGAAGCATCCGCAACGGACACCGACGCCATCGCACCCATTGCCCCGATCACCCCAATAGCATTAGATGCACTGATTTTCCCCTTGCACGGTTCGCGCCTCATCGAAGCCAGCGCCGGTACCGGCAAAACCTGGACCATCGCCGCGCTGTATTTGCGGCTGGTGCTGGGACACGGCGCGACGCAGGCCTTCCCCCGGCCCTTGCTGCCGTCGGAAATTCTGGTGATGACCTTTACCCGCGCCGCTACCCGCGAATTATCGGATCGGGTACGGGAACGGCTGGTCGATGCGGCGCGCTGTTTCCGTGGCGAAGCCGATGTCCCCGGCAGCGACCACTTCCTGCAACAATTGCTGACCGAACATCCCTCCGGCACCGTACGCGAACAAGCCGCCCACCGTTTGATGCTGGCGGCGGAAACGATGGACGAAGCGGCCATCTTCACCATCGACGCCTGGTGCCAGCGCATGCTGCGCGAACACGCGTTCGACAGCGGCAGTCTGTTCGACGAAGAATTACTGGCCGACGAATCCGCTCTGTTCGGCGATGCTGCGCGCGATTACTGGCGGCAACAGGTCTATCCCTTGTCCGGTGCGACCTTGCAGCAAGTCACACTATGCTGGAAAAATTTACCGGCCCTACTGCCGAGCCTGAAAGAGCTGGTGAAACGCGCCACGCTGTTCGGGCCGCAAGAGCCGACGTCGCTGGGAGCGCTGATTGCCGCGCATCAGATTCAACGGCAAGCCGTGCTGGCACCGCTCAAAGCCGAATGGCCAGCGCGCGCCGATCGCATGCAGGCGTGGATCGCGGCGCAAGTCGCGGCCGATCCAAAAATATTTAACGGCAACAAACTAAAACTGGACAAAGCCATCGGCTGGTTCGATGCGCTACGCAGTTGGGCGAACGACCCCGACGCTGAACGGCCGGACGCCAAACTATTTAACGACACCGCCTGGAAGCGCCTGTGCGCCGACGGCATACTCGATGCGTTCAGCAAAAACAAGTCCGCCGACATCCCTGCCGATTTCGATGCCCTGCCCCTCCTGCGCGCAACGCTGGACGCACTCGAACCGCTGTCGCATGCACTCAAGCGCCACGCCGCCGTGAGCATTGCGCAACGCATCGCAACACTCAAGGAACGCGACGGACAATTCGGTTTCGCCGACCTGCTCACGCGTCTGAAAGAGGCCTTGCAGGGCGATAACGGCGTGGCCTTACGGGCGCGCATCGTGGCGCAATATCCGGTGGCGATGATCGATGAGTTTCAGGACACCTCGCCCGACCAGTACTGTATTTTCGATCTGCTGTATCAGGTCGCGGCCAACAATGCCGACAGCGCGCTGCTGCTGATCGGCGACCCCAAGCAATCGATCTACGGCTTTCGCGGCGCAGACATCCACAGCTATCTGGCGGCACGTGCAGCGACGGCCGGACGGCATTACGTGCTGGCAACCAATTTCCGTTCCAGCCATGCACTGGTGGGCGCGGTCAATCGTCTCTTTCTGCGTGCGGAAGGGGATGCCGGGGATGCCGGTTTTCCTCCCGGCGCATTCCGTTTCCGTGACGGCCTGCACAATCCACTGCCGTTCGCGCCAGTGGCCGCGCGCGGTCGCGCCGAACACTTAGTGAGCAGCGCCGGCAAGGTCGCTGCACTGACGTTCTGGCACCTGGAGGCCAACGATCTCGACAAATCCGCCTACCTCGAATTTTTCTCTGCGCAGTGCGCCGAACACATTGTCGGTTTGCTCAACGATACCGCCGCCGGTTTCCAGAGCGCCGACGCTTTCACGCGCCTGCAACCGGCCGACATTGCCATTCTGGTCGGCACCCGCTTTGAAGCCGCCGCAGTACGTCAGGCCTTGCAGCAACGCGGCGTGGCCAGCGTCTATTTGTCGGATTCCGATTCGGTCATGCGCAGCAAGGAAGCAGCCGATCTGCTGCGCTGGCTGCATGCGCTGGCCAATCCGCTGGACGATGCGCTGGCGCACGCTGCCTTCGCCACCGGTACGGCGGCCTTGTCGCTGCCGCAACTGGCCGAACTGGCCAGCGACGATCTGGCGTGGGAAACCCGGGTGGAGCAACTCAAGCAATTGCATCTGGTCTGGCAGCGTCAGGGTGTGCTGGCGATGCTGCGGCGCTTTATCCACGAACTGCAATTGCCGGCGCGCCTGTTGCGCGAAACGGGCGGCGAACGCCGTCTGACCAATCTGCTGCATCTGGCCGAATTGCTGCAAGTAGCCAGTCAGCAACTGGAAGGCGAGCAAGCCCTGATCCGCTGGCTGAGCGAACAGATCGCGGTGGAATCCGCTCCCGGCGACGAACGGATTTTGCGGCTGGAAAGCGATGCGGCGCTGGTCAAGGTGGTGACTGTCCACAAGGCCAAAGGGCTGGAATATCCGCTGGTCTATCTGCCCTTCGCCGTCAGCGCTCAGCCGGTAAAAAAACAGAACAAACAATTTTTCGAATATACCGATGCCGACGGCAAGCACCAGCTCGATCTGCGCCTGTCCGACGACATGCTGGCGCTGGCCGAGAAGGCGCGCATGGAAGAAGCGCTGCGGCTGCTGTACGTGGCCCTGACGCGCGCGCGCCATGCCTTGTGGCTAGGCGTCGCGGCCATTCCTCGCGGCAGCAATGGCGCGACGCGGCTGGCGGAATCGGCGCTGGGCTATCTGATGGCGGGTGGGGCGGCATTGGCAGCGGAGCAAGTGGCACCGTATTTGCAGGCGCTGCGCGGCGGCTGCGACGATATCCACATCGATACCGTCACGCCGCCCTTTGCGCGCACCCGATTGGCGCGCATGACAAAGCGGCTGCCGCTGCGGGACGATGCCAACGCCGTGTACAGCGCCCGCTTCGAGCGCGACTGGCAAGTCGACAGTTTTACCTCGCTTACCCGATCGCTGGGGGCTTTGCCGCTCGCTGCGCCGACCCGGGCGCTGGAAGCGCATTTGCTTGAAGGCGAAGAAGAGGGAACAAGCGACGAAGGCGCGAACGACAACAAGGCGAATTCAGCGCAACCGTCACCGCAACTATCACCGCAACTACCACCGCAAAATGCGCCCTGGCATCGCTTTCCGCGCGGCACGCTGCCGGGCTTGTTTCTGCATGAGCAGCTGCAATGGATGGCACAGGAACCGACGGGCTTTCGCTGCATTGAGGATGCCCAATTCGAGGCGCGGCTGACTGCCCGCATTACCCGCGCCGGATGGGGACATCGGCAAGAAGACGCAATCGCCTGGCTGCGTGCCATTGCCGTCGCGCCGCTGCCGCCGTTGGGCGCATCGCTGTGCGATCTGGCGGCCACGACGCCGGAAATGGAATTCTGGTTTCCCAGCGAGCGACTGCAAAGTCTGGCGCTGGATCGACTGTCCCGGCAACATCTGCTGGAACAAGTCGCGCGTCCGGCATTGCCGCCGCGCCAGCTGCACGGCATGCTCAAGGGATTCATCGACCTGGTGTTCGAGCGCGACGGCCGTTACTGGGTGCTCGATTACAAATCGAACGCGCTGGGCCCTAACGACGCGGCCTATCATCCCGCTGCGCTGACGACCGCCATGGCAGCGCATCGCTACGACATTCAGGGGGCGTTGTATGCGCTGGCGCTGCACCGTCTGCTGAAAAGCCGTCTGGGTGCGGCCTATGACCCGGAACGGCAACTTGGCGGCGCATGTTTCTTGTTTCTGCGCGGCATCGCCAACACCACGACGCACGGTTGCTATCACTTAGCCACGCCGCCCGCCCTGCTCGATGCGCTGGACGTATTGCTGGGCAACTCCGACGACATCACGACACCATGA
- a CDS encoding TonB-dependent receptor — protein MYFQRTLLASAALSALAGLPSSVLAQTTSQTTSQTLSEVVVTASPFAGSEDAQLFAPAKVLTGDELRNKLGNSLGDTLSQELGVSASAFGAGASRPIVRGMEGPRVKILENGMTVSDVSSLSNDHAPATESATASQIEILRGPAALLYGSGAIGGVVNVVNNRIPTELSTQPSGEVEVRSGTADNLKNTSATLEGAVGKIGLHVDGNWRDTGDYAIPGNAKQSDGSSATGRLPNSFTHESSFGAGASLMDSWGHVGASVARLDDHYGIPTAEKSFIDLKQTRYDIDALLRAPLPGFDTFRFRLGYTDYAHTEKQQDGTPNTVFANRATETRWELTHQDWAGWRGNLGVQTDTSNFSALSASTGKADTVPQTRSQTFAAFVVEERQFGTLLISAGLRGEAVKRSPDGMSGKPDRDYQLGSWSLGSLWSFVPGYGLGLSYAASQRAPAAEELYSSGPHESTATYDIGDNSLKKETSHNIELSLQKTTGQWRWKTNLFQNQVGNYIYGRTAGKVDDSGNASADGEFTQRFWSQGDATIRGAEAEISYRLNQEGPSVRLFADTSHGSLDQQGSLPLQPATRYGLNLGYLQGAWRSGINLLHAQQQDRLAAFENYVTPSYTQLDANLAYTQRLDAVRVTWFAILRNLLNQDIRVSTSVLRETVPLSGRSLIVGVRTQF, from the coding sequence ATGTATTTCCAACGCACCTTATTGGCCAGCGCGGCATTGTCCGCCCTCGCCGGATTGCCATCGTCCGTCCTTGCGCAAACCACCTCACAAACCACCTCGCAAACACTGAGCGAAGTCGTCGTCACCGCCAGCCCCTTCGCCGGTAGCGAAGACGCCCAATTATTCGCGCCCGCCAAAGTACTGACCGGCGACGAATTGCGCAACAAACTCGGTAATTCGCTCGGCGACACACTCTCGCAGGAACTCGGCGTATCCGCCTCCGCCTTCGGTGCCGGCGCATCGCGTCCTATCGTGCGCGGCATGGAAGGGCCACGCGTCAAAATTCTGGAAAACGGCATGACCGTATCGGACGTGTCCAGCCTGTCCAACGACCACGCCCCGGCCACTGAAAGCGCCACCGCCAGTCAGATAGAAATCCTGCGCGGCCCGGCCGCCTTGCTCTACGGTTCCGGCGCAATCGGCGGCGTCGTCAATGTGGTCAACAACCGCATCCCGACCGAACTTTCGACCCAGCCCAGCGGCGAGGTCGAAGTGCGCAGCGGCACCGCCGACAATCTGAAAAACACCTCCGCCACGCTCGAAGGCGCGGTCGGCAAAATCGGGCTGCATGTCGATGGCAACTGGCGCGACACCGGCGATTACGCCATTCCCGGCAACGCCAAACAATCCGATGGCAGTAGCGCCACAGGCCGCTTGCCCAACTCCTTTACCCATGAAAGCAGCTTCGGCGCGGGTGCCTCGCTGATGGATAGCTGGGGCCATGTCGGTGCCTCGGTGGCGCGATTGGACGACCACTACGGCATTCCCACCGCCGAGAAATCGTTCATCGACCTCAAACAAACCCGCTACGACATCGACGCCCTGTTGCGCGCCCCCTTGCCCGGCTTCGACACCTTCCGCTTCCGGCTCGGCTACACCGATTATGCGCACACCGAAAAACAGCAGGACGGCACGCCCAATACCGTGTTTGCCAACCGCGCAACCGAAACGCGTTGGGAATTGACGCATCAGGACTGGGCCGGCTGGCGCGGCAATCTGGGCGTGCAAACCGACACCAGCAATTTTTCCGCACTGTCGGCCAGCACCGGCAAGGCCGATACCGTGCCGCAAACCCGGTCACAGACCTTCGCCGCATTTGTCGTCGAAGAACGGCAATTCGGCACCCTGCTGATCAGCGCCGGCCTGCGCGGAGAAGCCGTCAAACGCAGCCCGGACGGCATGAGCGGCAAGCCAGACCGCGATTATCAATTAGGATCGTGGTCGCTCGGCAGCTTGTGGAGTTTCGTTCCCGGCTACGGTCTGGGACTCAGTTACGCCGCCTCGCAGCGCGCACCAGCGGCCGAAGAGTTGTATTCCAGCGGCCCGCACGAATCCACCGCCACCTACGATATCGGCGACAACAGCCTGAAAAAAGAGACCTCGCACAACATCGAGCTGAGCTTGCAAAAGACGACAGGCCAATGGCGCTGGAAAACCAACCTGTTCCAGAATCAGGTCGGCAACTACATTTATGGACGCACTGCCGGGAAGGTGGACGATAGCGGCAACGCCAGTGCCGATGGCGAATTCACGCAGCGTTTCTGGTCACAGGGCGACGCCACTATTCGCGGCGCGGAGGCGGAAATCAGCTATCGCCTCAATCAGGAAGGCCCCTCAGTGCGCTTGTTTGCTGATACTTCACACGGCAGTCTGGATCAGCAAGGCAGTCTGCCCTTGCAACCGGCGACCCGCTACGGCCTCAACCTCGGGTATTTACAAGGCGCGTGGCGCAGTGGCATCAATCTGCTCCATGCGCAGCAGCAGGACAGGCTGGCGGCATTTGAAAACTATGTCACCCCCTCGTACACGCAGCTCGATGCCAATCTTGCCTACACCCAACGGCTCGATGCAGTCCGTGTCACCTGGTTTGCCATCCTCAGAAATCTGTTGAATCAGGACATCCGCGTGTCCACTTCGGTTTTGCGCGAAACGGTACCGCTGAGCGGACGCAGCCTGATTGTCGGCGTGCGTACGCAATTCTGA
- the recD gene encoding exodeoxyribonuclease V subunit alpha codes for MNQALQHQALELPAALPLLDLLDSYADQGLLSRLSSAFARFMGTLGMTAPAQTVACAVLSELERRGHSCLRLDFLADDPAALLEWNATQWQDLCAASGTLPESLAAWRVALTSAAQVLQAGAEDGQQPLVLDGDRLYLRRYWRDESLVARALIERAAQARVVDTAAARNWLGKLFDQAPSASEQNDDTDWQKIACAIALRSGVSIITGGPGTGKTYTVARLLALLFAMSSQPQQLRVALAAPTGKAAARLKQAIDGALQELDQRVGAALPLAALAERIGSARTLHSLLGARGDTRSFIHHAGHPLEVDVLIVDEASMVHLEMMAALLAALPVGAMLILLGDKDQLASVEAGAVLGDLCRDAEAGGYDANTVAYLEASCGEQPGSEFLGDAGTLAQQTVMLRQVRRFSEPIGALALAVNRGDAVAATACLRDDSTGALFWLEQAQQRDVLDLVLQGRAGATGGYRAYLELLAQRPVDVSQADYEAWAKTLLLAFDTFRILCAVREGDWGVAGLNLAIEKELDSVGLIAKRGEWYAGRPVMVGRNDSGTGVYNGDIGVALPDPLRPQALRVYFLDGESVRSVLATRLRYVATAYALTVHKAQGSEFRHTVLVLPSVSTPVLTRELVYTGITRARAGFTLVSPQSAMLEEAIRRRTERASGLRELLNAAATGSR; via the coding sequence ATGAATCAAGCGCTCCAACACCAGGCTCTCGAACTCCCCGCCGCCTTGCCTTTGCTGGACTTACTGGACAGCTATGCCGATCAGGGCTTGCTCAGCCGCCTGTCCAGCGCTTTTGCGCGTTTCATGGGAACGCTGGGCATGACTGCGCCGGCACAGACGGTGGCCTGCGCCGTGCTGTCTGAACTCGAACGGCGCGGGCATAGTTGTCTGCGACTGGATTTTCTGGCGGACGATCCGGCTGCCTTGCTGGAGTGGAATGCCACGCAATGGCAAGACCTGTGCGCGGCCAGCGGTACGCTGCCGGAGAGTCTTGCCGCTTGGCGCGTGGCGCTGACCTCCGCAGCACAGGTATTGCAAGCCGGTGCGGAGGATGGCCAGCAACCGTTGGTACTCGATGGCGACCGCTTGTATCTGCGCCGCTACTGGCGCGATGAGTCGCTGGTGGCGCGTGCGCTGATCGAGCGGGCGGCGCAAGCGCGTGTCGTCGATACGGCTGCTGCGCGGAACTGGCTGGGAAAACTGTTCGATCAGGCACCAAGCGCCAGCGAGCAGAATGACGATACGGACTGGCAAAAAATCGCCTGCGCCATTGCCTTGCGCAGTGGCGTATCCATCATCACCGGTGGCCCCGGCACGGGTAAAACCTATACCGTGGCGCGGCTGCTGGCGCTGCTGTTTGCGATGTCGTCTCAGCCGCAGCAATTGCGGGTGGCGCTGGCGGCACCGACCGGCAAGGCGGCGGCGCGGCTGAAACAAGCCATCGATGGCGCGCTGCAAGAACTGGATCAACGCGTGGGCGCGGCACTGCCGCTGGCGGCGCTGGCAGAGCGCATAGGCTCGGCGCGCACGCTGCACAGTTTGCTGGGCGCACGCGGTGATACGCGCAGTTTTATCCATCACGCCGGACATCCCCTGGAAGTGGATGTGCTGATTGTGGATGAGGCGTCGATGGTGCATCTGGAAATGATGGCGGCGCTGCTGGCGGCGCTGCCGGTCGGGGCGATGCTGATTCTGCTTGGCGATAAAGATCAGCTGGCGTCGGTGGAAGCCGGGGCGGTGCTGGGCGATCTCTGCCGCGATGCGGAAGCGGGTGGCTATGACGCGAATACCGTCGCCTATCTGGAAGCAAGCTGCGGCGAGCAGCCGGGGTCGGAATTTCTGGGCGACGCCGGGACGTTGGCGCAGCAAACGGTGATGCTGCGTCAGGTGCGTCGTTTTAGCGAACCCATCGGTGCGCTGGCGCTGGCGGTCAATCGCGGCGACGCCGTTGCTGCGACAGCCTGTCTGCGCGACGACAGTACGGGAGCGCTCTTTTGGTTGGAGCAAGCGCAACAGCGCGATGTACTGGATCTGGTCTTGCAAGGCCGTGCCGGTGCGACCGGCGGTTATCGCGCCTATCTGGAATTGCTGGCGCAGCGCCCTGTTGATGTGAGTCAGGCCGACTACGAAGCCTGGGCGAAAACGCTGTTGCTGGCCTTCGATACTTTCCGTATTTTGTGCGCGGTGCGCGAAGGCGACTGGGGCGTGGCCGGCCTCAATCTGGCGATTGAAAAGGAATTGGATAGCGTCGGATTAATTGCCAAGCGCGGTGAGTGGTATGCCGGTCGGCCGGTAATGGTGGGGCGCAACGATTCCGGAACCGGTGTCTATAACGGCGATATCGGCGTGGCTTTGCCGGACCCGCTGCGACCACAGGCTTTGCGGGTTTACTTTCTCGATGGCGAGTCGGTACGCAGTGTACTGGCGACGCGTTTGCGCTATGTCGCTACGGCGTATGCGCTGACGGTGCATAAAGCGCAGGGTTCGGAATTCCGCCATACGGTGCTGGTGCTGCCCTCGGTTTCGACGCCGGTGCTGACGCGGGAACTGGTGTACACCGGTATCACGCGGGCGCGTGCTGGCTTTACGCTGGTGTCGCCGCAGTCAGCAATGCTGGAAGAAGCCATCCGCCGACGCACAGAGCGCGCCAGCGGATTGCGGGAGTTGCTCAATGCGGCGGCGACAGGGTCGCGGTAA
- a CDS encoding molybdopterin-synthase adenylyltransferase MoeB has protein sequence MNDQQLLRYSRHILLDDIDIAGQERVLAAHALVIGAGGLGSPAALYLAAAGVGTITLVDDDTVDLTNLQRQIMHTTGRVGQLKVRSGADALAQINPDVKVRALSERVAGQRLLDLVGEASVVLDCSDNFLTRHAVNRACVAQQVPLVSGAALGFDGQISVFDTRSAASPCYACLFSPEQQFDEVRCSTMGVFAPLVGIIGAMQAAEALKLIIGIGTSLAGSLQILDARTMEWTTIGVPRNPGCAVCGSVHA, from the coding sequence ATGAACGATCAGCAATTACTGCGCTATTCCCGCCACATCTTGCTCGACGACATCGATATCGCCGGGCAAGAGCGCGTGCTGGCCGCGCATGCGTTGGTAATCGGTGCTGGCGGGCTGGGTTCTCCTGCCGCTTTATATCTGGCCGCGGCCGGCGTGGGAACGATCACCCTGGTCGACGACGATACCGTCGACCTGACCAATTTGCAGCGGCAAATCATGCACACCACCGGGCGCGTCGGTCAGCTCAAGGTGCGTTCCGGCGCAGACGCACTGGCCCAGATCAATCCCGACGTGAAAGTACGCGCCCTGTCCGAACGTGTGGCCGGGCAGCGATTGCTGGATCTGGTGGGCGAAGCAAGCGTAGTACTCGATTGCAGCGATAATTTCCTCACCCGCCACGCAGTCAATCGCGCTTGCGTGGCACAGCAGGTTCCGCTGGTATCCGGCGCAGCACTGGGGTTCGACGGCCAGATCAGCGTTTTTGATACGCGCAGCGCCGCATCGCCGTGCTATGCCTGCCTGTTTTCTCCCGAGCAACAATTCGATGAAGTGCGCTGCTCCACGATGGGCGTGTTTGCGCCGCTGGTCGGCATCATCGGTGCCATGCAGGCGGCCGAAGCATTGAAACTGATCATCGGCATCGGCACATCGCTGGCCGGCAGCTTGCAAATCCTGGACGCCCGCACCATGGAGTGGACCACCATCGGCGTACCCCGCAATCCGGGCTGCGCGGTATGTGGTTCAGTACACGCATAA
- the dksA gene encoding RNA polymerase-binding protein DksA has product MLTEEQLLKMSEKDYMNADQLAFFKARLQQLEKDLLKNAGETTEHLRETVLVPDPADRATIEEEHALELRTRDRERKLLKKVQQSIQIIDNGEYGWCEETGEPIGVPRLLARPTATLSLEAQQRRELKQKLYGD; this is encoded by the coding sequence CTGCTCACTGAAGAGCAACTCCTGAAGATGAGCGAGAAGGACTACATGAACGCCGACCAGTTGGCGTTCTTCAAGGCGCGTTTGCAGCAGCTCGAAAAAGATCTGTTGAAAAATGCCGGCGAAACCACGGAACATTTGCGCGAAACCGTGCTGGTTCCCGATCCGGCTGACCGCGCCACCATCGAAGAAGAGCATGCGCTCGAATTGCGTACGCGTGACCGCGAGCGCAAATTGCTGAAGAAAGTCCAGCAATCGATCCAGATCATCGATAACGGCGAATATGGCTGGTGCGAAGAAACCGGCGAGCCTATCGGCGTGCCGCGTCTCCTGGCTCGGCCAACCGCCACGCTGTCGCTGGAAGCGCAGCAACGGCGCGAACTGAAGCAGAAGCTTTACGGCGACTAA
- a CDS encoding S41 family peptidase: protein MRSKIKNFSLIGLGVIAGVAASFQFDAIAQKNAASPLPLEELRQLTDVFGLIKSDYVEPVTDSKMLTDAIAGMVGSLDPHSAYLDKKAYKELRESTMGKFVGLGIEVGMEDGYVKVISPIEDSPAYRAGIKAGDLITRLDSAPVKGLSLDEAVKKMRGEPNTKITLTIARKDVDKPIILTVTRQEIRVQSVKAKVVEPGYAWLRVTQFQEPTVDDMVKKIMAIYAQEPNLKGLVLDLRNDPGGVLPGAIGVSAAFLPKDSVVVTTNGQLASSKASFLARREFYASSPTSDPLAKLPDAIKKVPMIVLVNTGSASASEIVAGALQDYKRAIIMGTQTFGKGSVQSVISLPPDKTTAVKLTTARYYTPNGRSIQAKGIVPDIMVDEYADGDGLNALRLREADLSKHLTNDKDKEANVARPPIDELEEEQRIAAIEKKRKPLEFGSKEDFQLNQALNQLKGLPVQVSKVKPEVRSEEKPLDGAPAKAGSKEKKEVPDKEDKK, encoded by the coding sequence ATGCGCAGCAAAATAAAGAACTTCAGTCTTATCGGTTTAGGTGTCATTGCAGGTGTTGCAGCGTCCTTTCAATTTGATGCCATTGCGCAAAAGAATGCGGCCTCACCGCTGCCTTTGGAAGAGTTGCGACAGCTCACAGATGTCTTTGGTTTGATCAAATCCGATTACGTTGAACCAGTCACCGACAGCAAAATGCTGACCGACGCCATTGCCGGCATGGTCGGTTCACTCGACCCGCATTCTGCCTATCTGGACAAGAAAGCCTACAAGGAATTGCGCGAAAGCACGATGGGCAAATTCGTCGGCCTCGGCATCGAAGTCGGCATGGAAGACGGTTACGTCAAAGTCATTTCGCCGATTGAAGATTCTCCCGCCTACCGCGCCGGCATCAAGGCTGGCGATCTGATCACACGTCTCGACAGCGCGCCGGTCAAGGGCTTGTCGCTGGACGAAGCCGTCAAGAAAATGCGCGGCGAACCCAATACCAAGATTACGCTGACCATCGCCCGCAAGGATGTGGACAAGCCGATCATTCTCACCGTTACCCGTCAGGAAATCCGCGTCCAGAGCGTCAAAGCCAAGGTGGTCGAGCCTGGTTACGCCTGGTTGCGCGTGACGCAGTTCCAGGAACCGACGGTCGACGACATGGTGAAAAAAATCATGGCGATTTACGCGCAGGAGCCTAATCTGAAGGGACTGGTGCTCGACTTGCGCAACGATCCGGGCGGAGTGTTGCCCGGCGCGATTGGCGTATCGGCAGCTTTCCTGCCGAAAGATTCGGTCGTGGTCACAACGAATGGTCAGTTGGCAAGTTCCAAAGCGTCCTTCCTGGCGCGTCGCGAATTCTATGCCTCCAGCCCGACGAGCGATCCTCTGGCGAAGTTGCCGGATGCCATCAAAAAAGTGCCGATGATTGTATTGGTCAATACCGGCTCTGCTTCCGCCTCGGAAATCGTCGCCGGCGCGCTGCAGGATTACAAGCGCGCCATCATCATGGGCACGCAAACCTTCGGCAAGGGCTCGGTGCAATCCGTGATTTCCTTGCCACCGGACAAGACCACGGCCGTCAAGCTGACCACCGCCCGTTATTACACTCCTAACGGACGCTCGATTCAGGCCAAGGGCATCGTGCCCGACATCATGGTCGATGAATATGCGGATGGCGACGGACTGAACGCCCTGCGTTTGCGCGAAGCCGATCTGAGCAAGCATCTGACCAATGACAAGGACAAGGAAGCCAACGTGGCACGGCCTCCTATCGATGAGCTGGAAGAAGAGCAGCGCATTGCCGCTATCGAGAAAAAGCGCAAGCCGCTCGAATTCGGCAGCAAGGAAGACTTCCAGCTGAACCAGGCCCTGAATCAACTGAAGGGCTTGCCGGTGCAAGTATCGAAGGTCAAACCCGAGGTTCGTTCCGAAGAAAAGCCACTGGACGGCGCTCCCGCGAAGGCCGGAAGTAAAGAGAAAAAAGAAGTACCCGATAAAGAAGATAAAAAGTAA